The following proteins are encoded in a genomic region of Triticum dicoccoides isolate Atlit2015 ecotype Zavitan chromosome 1B, WEW_v2.0, whole genome shotgun sequence:
- the LOC119344772 gene encoding uncharacterized protein LOC119344772 isoform X2 — MVENLEVMGKQKLTIKTEEESNPREKYITWTDEATRFMLDWYIELRKDKPATFKFKKQHHLHCADALNGKFSLGVTQTQVDRHYRSCKEKWGWVRRAMANSGNGFDRINFTFTLSESEKQNLSKTAVNYLTRPIRFFNQLQELFSDQSHADGSLATDQTTVNVDDDSDDSEEVRELEANLIPVDSDEADSDTINRHSPKVDLEGNSLNKKRKHVSSSPSKKPTKGKANKKGKISNDDMAASIKKLADSLASPIVSVQPMPPTDPYANLWKRINALTIPAKDKLEIVAYLSKPDQDIFRSYLNYADETILGQWVLSFFEPRFQEDGGNGGSATAH, encoded by the exons ATGGTAGAAAATTTAGAG GTCATGGGGAAGCAAAAGCTCACTATAAAGACCGAGGAGGAGTCAAATCCTCGTGAGAAGTACATAACCTGGACTGACGAGGCGACAAGGTTTATGCTTGATTGGTACATTGAGCTTCGTAAGGACAAACCTGCAACTTTCAAGTTCAAGAAACAGCACCACTTGCACTGTGCTGATgctttgaatggcaagttttctctTGGTGTCACTCAAACCCAAGTGGACCGACACTACCGGTCATGCAAGGAGAAGTGGGGCTGGGTGCGTCGCGCCATGGCCAATAGTGGCAACGGCTTTGACAGGATTAATTTCACATTCACACTTTCTGAGTCAGAAAAACAAAACCTAAGT AAAACTGCAGTCAATTATCTTACTAGACCCATCAGGTTTTTTAATCAATTGCAAGAGTTATTCTCTGACCAGTCCCATGCCGATGGCTCGCTTGCAACTGACCAAACCACTGTCAATgtggatgatgatagtgatgacagCGAGGAAGTGAGGGAACTTGAGGCCAATCTAATTCCAGTTGACAGTGATGAAGCTGACTCTGACACTATTAATCGTCATAGTCCTAAAGTTGACTTGGAAGGCAATTCTTTAAACAAGAAGCGCAAGCACGTGTCATCTTCACCTTCCAAGAAGCCAACTAAGGGGAAAGCAAACAAGAAGGGCAAGATATCTAATGATGATATGGCTGCCAGTATCAAGAAGCTAGCTGACTCTCTTGCATCTCCTATTGTTTCTGTGCAACCAATGCCACCTACAGATCCATATGCAAACCTTTGGAAGCGGATAAATGCCCTTACCATACCAGCTAAGGATAAACTTGAGATTGTAGCATATCTATCCAAGCCAGATCAAGATATCTTTCGTAGTTACCTCAACTATGCTGATGAAACAATTCTTGGACAGTGGGTCCTTAGCTTCTTCGAGCCTCGGTTTCAAGAAGATGGTGGCAATGGTGGATCTGCAACTGCTCACTGA
- the LOC119344772 gene encoding uncharacterized protein LOC119344772 isoform X3, protein MGKQKLTIKTEEESNPREKYITWTDEATRFMLDWYIELRKDKPATFKFKKQHHLHCADALNGKFSLGVTQTQVDRHYRSCKEKWGWVRRAMANSGNGFDRINFTFTLSESEKQNLSKTAVNYLTRPIRFFNQLQELFSDQSHADGSLATDQTTVNVDDDSDDSEEVRELEANLIPVDSDEADSDTINRHSPKVDLEGNSLNKKRKHVSSSPSKKPTKGKANKKGKISNDDMAASIKKLADSLASPIVSVQPMPPTDPYANLWKRINALTIPAKDKLEIVAYLSKPDQDIFRSYLNYADETILGQWVLSFFEPRFQEDGGNGGSATAH, encoded by the exons ATGGGGAAGCAAAAGCTCACTATAAAGACCGAGGAGGAGTCAAATCCTCGTGAGAAGTACATAACCTGGACTGACGAGGCGACAAGGTTTATGCTTGATTGGTACATTGAGCTTCGTAAGGACAAACCTGCAACTTTCAAGTTCAAGAAACAGCACCACTTGCACTGTGCTGATgctttgaatggcaagttttctctTGGTGTCACTCAAACCCAAGTGGACCGACACTACCGGTCATGCAAGGAGAAGTGGGGCTGGGTGCGTCGCGCCATGGCCAATAGTGGCAACGGCTTTGACAGGATTAATTTCACATTCACACTTTCTGAGTCAGAAAAACAAAACCTAAGT AAAACTGCAGTCAATTATCTTACTAGACCCATCAGGTTTTTTAATCAATTGCAAGAGTTATTCTCTGACCAGTCCCATGCCGATGGCTCGCTTGCAACTGACCAAACCACTGTCAATgtggatgatgatagtgatgacagCGAGGAAGTGAGGGAACTTGAGGCCAATCTAATTCCAGTTGACAGTGATGAAGCTGACTCTGACACTATTAATCGTCATAGTCCTAAAGTTGACTTGGAAGGCAATTCTTTAAACAAGAAGCGCAAGCACGTGTCATCTTCACCTTCCAAGAAGCCAACTAAGGGGAAAGCAAACAAGAAGGGCAAGATATCTAATGATGATATGGCTGCCAGTATCAAGAAGCTAGCTGACTCTCTTGCATCTCCTATTGTTTCTGTGCAACCAATGCCACCTACAGATCCATATGCAAACCTTTGGAAGCGGATAAATGCCCTTACCATACCAGCTAAGGATAAACTTGAGATTGTAGCATATCTATCCAAGCCAGATCAAGATATCTTTCGTAGTTACCTCAACTATGCTGATGAAACAATTCTTGGACAGTGGGTCCTTAGCTTCTTCGAGCCTCGGTTTCAAGAAGATGGTGGCAATGGTGGATCTGCAACTGCTCACTGA
- the LOC119344772 gene encoding protein ALP1-like isoform X1: MDMDQQRYYYYNMLKRRTLCVIVLLLALWYRSRDGRKFRGKGRKYGPLVQRDIYRTNVLIRLFDTSDATCIKQLRMTRAVFYKLCNRLRQKELLSDTFHVSVEEQVAMFLYMVGQHHTNSSVGFWFWRSSETVSRYFNIVLRAMGKLARDLIYIRSTDTHTKITSSPNRFYPYFEGCIGALDGTHVKACVPAHMVDKFRGRKSYPSQNVLAVVDFDLRFTYVLAGWEGSAHDSLVLKDALSRSTGLKIPEGKFFLADAGYAARPGILPPYRGVRYHLNEFAGPHEPTTEKELFNHRHSSLRTTVERAFGALKSRFKILTQRPFIPLKSQIKVVVACCALHNWILENGPDEYVVDEATWYANLPRSSGRVRDEEADIREWAAKRDLLAQQMWADRESASDN; this comes from the exons ATGGACATGGATCAACAAAGATATTATTATTACAACATGTTGAAGCGGAGAACTCTCTGTGTTATTGTTCTACTCTTGGCCCTCTGGTATAGAAGCAGAGATGGTAGAAAATTTAGAGGTAAAGGCAGGAAGTATGGTCCATTAGTTCAGAGAGACATCTACAGAACTAATGTACTAATTAGGCTCTTTGACACATCGGATGCAACATGCATCAAGCAATTAAGGATGACTCGAGCTGTATTTTACAAGCTATGTAATAGGCTTAGGCAGAAGGAGTTGTTAAGTGACACATTTCATGTTTCGGTAGAGGAACAAGTTGCAATGTTCCTATACATGGTTGGTCAGCATCACACAAATTCATCTGTTGGATTTTGGTTCTGGCGATCTAGTGAAACAGTGAGCAGATATTTCAATATTGTCCTGCGTGCGATGGGGAAGTTAGCACGTGATCTAATTTATATTAGATCGACGGACACACACACAAAAATCACTAGCAGCCCGAACAGATTCTACCCGTACTTTGAG GGATGCATAGGGGCACTAGATGGCACTCATGTTAAGGCTTGTGTTCCTGCTCACATGGTGGACAAATTTAGGGGCCGCAAGTCATATCCCTCCCAAAATGTGCTAGCAGTTGTTGACTTCGACCTTCGGTTCACATATGTTCTAGCTGGTTGGGAGGGCTCTGCCCATGATTCTCTTGTGCTAAAAGATGCCCTCTCACGTTCAACAGGTCTGAAAATACCTGAAG GGAAATTTTTCTTGGCTGATGCCGGGTATGCTGCAAGGCCGGGTATATTGCCTCCTTATCGTGGTGTGCGTTACCACCTAAATGAATTTGCTGGACCCCATGAAccaactactgaaaaagaattattCAACCACCGTCATTCATCACTTAGGACCACAGTTGAACGAGCATTTGGGGCTCTTAAGAGTCGCTTCAAGATTCTTACTCAGAGGCCCTTCATACCTTTAAAATCTCAGATTAAGGTGGTAGTTGCTTGTTGTGCTTTGCACAATTGGATATTAGAAAATGGTCCAGATGAATATGTTGTGGATGAGGCGACATGGTATGCCAACCTCCCAAGGAGTAGTGGACGGGTTCGTGATGAAGAGGCTGACATACGTGAGTGGGCTGCCAAGCGTGATTTATTAGCTCAACAGATGTGGGCAGATAGAGAGAGTGCAAGTGACAATTGA